The Phycisphaerae bacterium RAS1 genome includes a region encoding these proteins:
- the hpd gene encoding 4-hydroxyphenylpyruvate dioxygenase: protein MTADFMPIRGYDHVEFYVGNAKQAAHFYDKTFGFKPLAKMGLETGVRDRASYVMQQGNIRFVFSSAFTPDHEITRHCALHGDGVKVIALEVPDAEAATREAKARGATVIQPASAFEDESGVLKTGILRYAGDTVFKFVERRHYRGPFAPGYRAITGVHEREGVGLAAIDHMVTNVYLGDMNYWARWYEQVLGFTQIKHFTDKDISTEYSALMSKVMENDGGKCKFPINEPAEGKKKSQIDEYLEFYYGPGVQHIAMNTKDICETVRRLRERDIDFLRVPDTYYEELQQRVGKIDEDYKELQELGILVDKDEDGYLLQIFTQPVQDRPTLFFEVIERHGCRGFGQGNFKALFVSLEREQARRGNL from the coding sequence ATGACCGCCGACTTCATGCCCATTCGCGGCTACGACCACGTCGAGTTTTACGTCGGAAACGCCAAGCAGGCGGCGCACTTCTATGACAAGACGTTCGGCTTCAAGCCCCTCGCCAAGATGGGCCTGGAAACGGGCGTCCGCGACCGGGCCAGCTACGTCATGCAGCAGGGCAATATCCGATTCGTTTTCAGCAGCGCGTTCACGCCGGACCATGAGATCACGCGGCACTGCGCGCTGCATGGCGATGGGGTGAAAGTGATTGCGCTGGAAGTGCCCGACGCCGAGGCGGCGACTCGTGAGGCCAAGGCGCGCGGGGCGACGGTGATTCAGCCGGCGTCGGCGTTCGAGGATGAAAGCGGCGTTCTCAAGACGGGGATCCTGCGTTACGCCGGCGACACCGTCTTCAAGTTTGTCGAGCGGCGGCACTACCGCGGGCCGTTCGCGCCCGGCTATCGGGCGATCACGGGTGTGCATGAGCGCGAGGGAGTGGGCCTGGCCGCCATCGACCACATGGTGACAAACGTCTACCTGGGCGACATGAACTACTGGGCCCGCTGGTATGAGCAGGTGCTGGGCTTCACGCAGATTAAGCACTTCACCGACAAGGACATCAGCACCGAGTACAGCGCGCTCATGTCGAAGGTGATGGAAAACGACGGCGGCAAGTGCAAGTTTCCCATCAACGAGCCGGCCGAGGGCAAGAAGAAATCGCAGATCGACGAGTACCTGGAGTTCTACTACGGCCCCGGCGTGCAGCACATCGCGATGAACACCAAGGACATCTGCGAGACGGTGCGGCGGTTGCGCGAGCGCGACATCGATTTTCTGCGCGTGCCCGACACGTACTATGAGGAGCTGCAGCAGCGTGTCGGCAAGATCGATGAGGATTACAAGGAGCTGCAGGAGCTGGGGATCCTGGTGGATAAGGATGAAGACGGCTACCTGCTCCAGATTTTCACCCAGCCGGTGCAGGATCGGCCGACGCTGTTCTTCGAGGTGATCGAACGGCACGGCTGCCGGGGATTCGGGCAGGGGAATTTCAAGGCGCTGTTCGTGTCGCTCGAGCGCGAACAGGCGCGGCGGGGGAATTTGTAA